The following are from one region of the Paenibacillus sp. JZ16 genome:
- a CDS encoding glutathione peroxidase: MSIYEYEVKTIRGESQTLESYKGDVMLIVNTATKCGFAPQFDGLEKLHQAYRDQGLAVLGFPSSQFMNQELEEDSAIEEACKLNHGVTFPLFSKIDVNGTSAHPLYRHLTREAPGALGIKAIKWNFTKFLVDRSGKVVKRFAPTDTPEKIEEDIKKLL, encoded by the coding sequence ATGTCCATCTATGAATATGAAGTAAAAACGATACGCGGCGAGTCCCAAACGCTGGAGTCTTATAAAGGCGACGTCATGCTCATTGTCAATACAGCAACCAAATGCGGCTTTGCTCCTCAATTCGACGGCCTGGAGAAGCTGCACCAAGCCTACCGCGATCAAGGATTGGCCGTTCTCGGTTTCCCAAGCAGTCAGTTCATGAATCAAGAGCTGGAGGAGGACTCCGCGATCGAGGAGGCCTGCAAGCTCAATCATGGCGTCACCTTCCCCCTATTCTCCAAAATTGATGTGAATGGCACAAGCGCTCATCCGCTCTACAGGCATCTGACGAGGGAAGCGCCCGGCGCACTCGGCATTAAAGCGATTAAATGGAACTTCACCAAGTTTCTTGTGGACCGCAGCGGCAAAGTGGTCAAGCGCTTTGCGCCTACGGATACTCCGGAAAAAATAGAAGAGGATATCAAGAAGCTGTTATAA
- a CDS encoding glycoside hydrolase family 127 protein, protein MITLTSRSAAVPLKQVKLTDPFWSRYIELVREVVIPYQYEALHDRIPGVEPSYGVSNFRIAAGREEGEYGGMVFQDSDVAKWLEAAAYSLAIHPDPKLEEQVDELIDLVAAAQQPDGYLNTYFTVKEPEKRWTNLTDCHELYCAGHMIEAGVAHYRATGKRKLLDVVCRLADYIDTVFGPEDGKIHGFDGHQEIELALVKLYEVTQEPRYLSLSQYFIDERGTEPHFFLQEWEQRGQKSFYRSVLHPPHLAYHQSHLPVREQKDAVGHSVRAVYMYTAMADLAARTKDPALLEACVNLWHNMVRKQMYITGGIGSTHHGEAFTTDYDLPNDTVYSETCASIGLIFFAQRMLQLSPKSEYADVMERALFNTVIGSMAQDGRHFFYVNPLEVWPTACRHNPGKFHVKPVRPGWFACACCPPNVARLLSSLGEYVYTMNDDTLYTHLYIGGEAEVRLGNVPVKVTQTSALPWDGNVTLTIQPEQAAEWTVALRIPDWSRGKAVMRVNGQEVTVEDITQDGYAYVKRVWAPGDTVELAFSMEIHQVRANPNIRGNAGKAAIQRGPLVYCLESVDHGAPVSSLSLAGDPKLHSRFDPYLLGGAVVIEGEGWLEESDDWGDELYRSSPKKRLPASLKAIPYYLWGNRGENEMAVWVRELPHTV, encoded by the coding sequence CTGGTCCCGTTATATAGAGCTGGTAAGGGAAGTGGTGATCCCATACCAGTATGAAGCCCTCCATGATCGAATTCCGGGCGTGGAACCGAGTTATGGCGTGTCCAATTTTCGAATTGCCGCCGGCAGGGAGGAGGGGGAATATGGCGGTATGGTATTTCAGGACAGCGATGTCGCCAAATGGCTTGAGGCTGCGGCTTATTCGCTTGCCATTCATCCGGATCCGAAGCTGGAGGAGCAGGTGGATGAGCTGATCGATCTTGTGGCCGCTGCCCAGCAGCCGGATGGCTATCTGAATACATATTTTACGGTGAAGGAGCCGGAGAAGCGCTGGACCAATCTGACGGATTGCCATGAGCTGTACTGCGCCGGCCATATGATTGAAGCCGGAGTTGCGCATTACCGGGCGACGGGCAAGCGGAAACTGCTGGACGTGGTATGCCGCTTGGCGGATTACATCGATACCGTCTTTGGACCCGAGGATGGCAAAATCCATGGGTTCGACGGCCATCAGGAGATTGAGCTGGCACTGGTCAAATTGTACGAGGTAACCCAGGAGCCGAGATATTTGAGTCTGAGTCAGTATTTTATAGATGAGCGCGGGACGGAACCCCACTTCTTTCTTCAGGAGTGGGAACAGCGAGGGCAGAAGTCATTCTACCGCTCTGTACTGCATCCGCCGCATTTGGCTTATCATCAGAGCCACCTGCCAGTCAGGGAACAGAAGGATGCGGTCGGGCATTCGGTCCGCGCGGTTTACATGTATACGGCGATGGCCGATTTAGCTGCCAGAACGAAAGACCCTGCTCTGCTTGAGGCTTGCGTTAATCTGTGGCATAACATGGTCCGTAAACAGATGTACATTACCGGCGGGATCGGCTCCACCCATCACGGCGAGGCGTTTACCACGGATTATGACCTGCCGAACGATACCGTATACTCGGAGACCTGCGCATCCATCGGGCTGATCTTTTTTGCCCAGCGCATGCTGCAGCTGTCACCCAAATCGGAGTATGCGGACGTGATGGAGCGCGCGCTGTTCAACACGGTCATTGGTAGCATGGCTCAGGACGGGCGTCATTTCTTCTATGTGAATCCGCTTGAGGTATGGCCTACGGCCTGCCGTCATAATCCGGGCAAGTTCCATGTGAAGCCGGTTCGGCCGGGCTGGTTCGCATGCGCCTGCTGCCCGCCGAATGTGGCGAGACTGCTGTCGTCGCTGGGTGAATACGTGTATACGATGAATGACGATACGCTGTATACCCATCTGTACATTGGAGGCGAAGCCGAGGTCCGTCTCGGGAACGTGCCAGTGAAGGTAACCCAGACCAGCGCGCTGCCATGGGATGGGAATGTTACGCTTACGATTCAGCCTGAGCAGGCAGCCGAGTGGACCGTCGCTCTTCGCATTCCGGACTGGTCGCGCGGCAAAGCCGTTATGCGGGTGAACGGGCAAGAGGTGACCGTGGAGGATATTACCCAAGACGGCTATGCCTACGTGAAGAGAGTGTGGGCACCGGGAGATACCGTGGAATTGGCATTCTCCATGGAGATCCATCAAGTAAGAGCCAATCCCAACATACGGGGGAATGCCGGCAAGGCCGCGATTCAGCGCGGGCCGCTGGTATATTGCTTGGAGAGCGTCGATCATGGAGCGCCGGTATCCTCGCTGTCGCTCGCAGGCGATCCGAAGCTTCATTCCCGATTCGATCCGTATCTTCTTGGCGGAGCCGTTGTCATTGAAGGGGAGGGATGGCTTGAAGAGTCTGATGATTGGGGCGATGAACTGTATCGTTCCTCTCCGAAAAAGAGGCTTCCCGCATCATTAAAGGCCATTCCTTACTATTTATGGGGCAACCGCGGCGAGAATGAAATGGCCGTCTGGGTGCGCGAGCTGCCGCACACGGTGTAA
- a CDS encoding ABC transporter permease subunit, whose protein sequence is MRLKTQMLTTTVTSLLAFMFIVLIVLVPRDLNLSVDGYLVVANYSFDMGEYVTYIRDFFANAIQNGTLGETRYIGQTSEAAAFGAVGKSLLVIVSALILGFVFGILKGVLDYKLSKTKFSVLGHWTTWLFQSVPDFFLMLIAQWVLIKHVPAIRYFAVDGWEAFVLPSLLVSIYPIFFIARITSASLLAQEGKLYILLAKAKGLSDRKVVYKHMLRNGIATILTHLPGLLVFILSNLLVVEYYRNYPGAAWRLFQALDFNTFSGTGSNYEPGVIIYIAFSFMVLFMIVQWISQSARKYFDPRSEMR, encoded by the coding sequence ATGAGATTAAAAACGCAAATGCTCACAACGACGGTGACTAGCCTGCTGGCTTTTATGTTCATCGTCCTCATCGTCCTGGTGCCGAGGGATTTGAATCTGTCGGTGGACGGCTATTTAGTGGTGGCAAACTATTCCTTTGACATGGGTGAGTATGTTACGTATATTCGCGATTTTTTTGCAAATGCCATTCAGAACGGGACACTGGGAGAAACACGGTATATCGGCCAGACCTCGGAAGCGGCTGCTTTCGGAGCCGTCGGCAAAAGCCTGCTGGTTATTGTATCCGCTTTAATCCTTGGATTTGTGTTTGGCATTCTGAAGGGAGTCCTCGACTATAAATTGTCCAAGACCAAATTCAGTGTGCTGGGGCACTGGACCACATGGCTGTTCCAATCCGTTCCGGATTTTTTCCTGATGCTGATCGCCCAGTGGGTGCTTATTAAGCATGTTCCGGCTATCCGCTATTTTGCGGTTGACGGCTGGGAGGCCTTTGTGCTGCCATCGCTGCTCGTGTCGATTTACCCGATTTTCTTCATTGCCCGAATCACTTCGGCTTCTCTGCTTGCGCAGGAGGGCAAGTTATACATACTGCTGGCTAAAGCCAAAGGGCTGAGTGACCGAAAAGTCGTATACAAACATATGCTGCGCAACGGTATCGCGACCATCCTGACCCATCTTCCGGGCCTGCTCGTCTTCATCTTGTCCAATCTGCTCGTGGTGGAATATTACCGCAATTATCCGGGGGCGGCATGGAGACTGTTTCAGGCGCTGGACTTCAACACGTTCAGTGGAACCGGGTCCAATTATGAGCCGGGTGTCATTATCTATATTGCGTTTTCTTTCATGGTGCTGTTCATGATCGTCCAATGGATCAGTCAATCGGCACGCAAGTACTTTGATCCCCGATCAGAAATGAGGTGA
- a CDS encoding ABC transporter permease subunit has protein sequence MKNIPLWIGGTLLAFFVFVMLAGPYMPFIDKDLKQETSRWVMKDGKQKLTLPPYKPSSKNWLGSDKKGVDNLSKLVVTAKDTILLVLGITAVRYAIGVPLGLIARKKKGFVHRFITFWNQLCSYLPPVFASALLLALPFFLFSQQRMGWAILILAGVEAGRVAITIQQQAHKMASEPYMEAGTALGLRTRTLTKNYYIPVLFPEVIVNFCLDMGKVMLLLGQLAIVNIFLGHEWKEVNYYVMEFVETGYNWATILSKHRADIWLGKFQFVVYPAFAMMLLIITFNLLGEGLRRRFQVKG, from the coding sequence TTGAAGAATATCCCTTTATGGATTGGCGGCACGCTGCTTGCCTTCTTTGTTTTTGTTATGCTGGCGGGGCCGTATATGCCCTTTATCGACAAGGATTTGAAACAGGAAACCTCCAGATGGGTGATGAAGGACGGGAAGCAGAAGCTGACGCTTCCGCCCTATAAGCCTTCTTCGAAGAACTGGCTGGGATCGGATAAGAAGGGGGTCGATAATCTGAGCAAGCTGGTTGTGACCGCCAAGGATACGATCCTGCTTGTGCTGGGGATTACGGCTGTTCGATATGCGATAGGCGTGCCCCTGGGATTGATCGCCCGTAAGAAAAAAGGCTTCGTCCACCGGTTCATTACCTTCTGGAACCAGCTGTGCTCCTATTTGCCGCCGGTCTTCGCTTCGGCTCTGCTGCTTGCGCTGCCATTCTTTCTCTTCTCCCAGCAGCGGATGGGCTGGGCCATTCTGATTCTGGCCGGCGTTGAGGCCGGGCGGGTTGCGATTACGATACAGCAGCAGGCCCACAAAATGGCAAGTGAGCCTTACATGGAGGCCGGAACCGCGTTAGGACTTCGGACGAGAACGTTGACAAAGAATTATTATATTCCGGTCTTGTTCCCCGAGGTGATCGTCAACTTCTGCTTGGATATGGGGAAGGTCATGCTCCTGCTCGGCCAGCTTGCCATCGTGAACATCTTCCTCGGTCATGAATGGAAGGAAGTTAATTATTATGTCATGGAATTCGTGGAGACCGGGTATAACTGGGCGACCATTCTGTCCAAGCATCGAGCGGACATATGGTTAGGGAAGTTTCAATTCGTTGTGTATCCCGCATTTGCCATGATGCTGTTAATCATCACGTTCAACCTGTTAGGCGAAGGCCTGCGCCGTCGTTTTCAGGTTAAAGGCTGA
- a CDS encoding alpha-amylase, with product MQRNHTIMQFFEWHVAADGSHWNRLKNAAPELSKAGIDAVWIPPVTKATSAEDNGYGIYDLYDLGEFDQKGTVRTKYGTKQELIDAIAACHKHGIAVYVDLVMNHKAGADETERFRVVQVDEMDRTKDISKPFEIEGWTKFTFPGRGDQYSSFQWNFTHFNGTDYDEISKRSGIYRIVGENKSWSDNVDNEFGNYDYLMFANLDYSHPDVRKEMLAWGKWLVDTLQCSGFRLDAIKHINHDFIKEFATAMKKKRGDDFYIVGEFWNPELQDCRDFLDTVDYRIDLFDVSLHYKLQAASKAGRSFDLRTIFDDTLVQSHPMNAVTFVDNHDSQPQESLESWVEDWFKQSAYALILLRKDGYPSVFYGDYYGIGGEKPIPGKKEAIDPLLYARANRAYGQQDDYFDHPNTIGWVRRGIPEIEFSGCAVVIANGEAGDKRMFVGEHRAGEIWMDLTRTRQDRITIGKDGFALFPVNGGSVSVWAHPDIPVEA from the coding sequence ATGCAGCGAAATCATACGATTATGCAATTCTTCGAATGGCATGTTGCAGCCGATGGCTCGCACTGGAACCGACTCAAGAACGCAGCCCCGGAGCTGAGCAAGGCGGGAATCGATGCGGTATGGATTCCTCCGGTGACAAAAGCTACGTCCGCAGAGGACAATGGCTACGGCATATACGATCTCTATGATCTGGGAGAGTTCGATCAGAAAGGAACGGTTCGCACGAAATATGGAACCAAGCAGGAATTGATTGATGCCATCGCGGCCTGCCACAAGCACGGAATTGCCGTCTATGTCGATCTGGTCATGAACCATAAGGCGGGCGCAGATGAAACCGAGCGGTTTCGGGTGGTACAGGTCGACGAGATGGATCGGACCAAGGATATATCAAAGCCATTCGAGATTGAGGGTTGGACCAAATTCACTTTCCCCGGCCGAGGGGATCAATACTCCTCGTTCCAGTGGAATTTCACTCATTTTAACGGTACCGATTACGACGAAATCAGCAAACGTTCCGGCATTTACCGGATCGTCGGCGAGAACAAATCATGGAGCGATAACGTTGACAATGAATTCGGCAATTACGACTACCTGATGTTTGCCAACCTTGATTACAGCCATCCGGATGTACGCAAGGAAATGCTCGCATGGGGCAAGTGGCTGGTGGATACGCTGCAGTGCAGCGGATTCCGGCTGGATGCGATCAAGCATATTAACCATGACTTCATTAAAGAATTTGCCACTGCCATGAAGAAAAAGCGCGGAGATGATTTTTACATCGTGGGCGAGTTTTGGAATCCCGAGCTTCAGGATTGCCGAGACTTTCTGGATACGGTGGATTACAGGATCGATCTGTTTGACGTGTCTCTTCATTATAAACTCCAAGCGGCTTCCAAAGCCGGCCGTTCCTTCGACCTGCGGACGATCTTTGACGATACGCTTGTCCAATCGCACCCGATGAATGCTGTCACGTTTGTGGACAATCACGACTCGCAGCCGCAGGAATCGCTGGAATCCTGGGTGGAGGATTGGTTCAAGCAGAGCGCTTATGCGTTGATCCTGCTGCGAAAGGACGGTTATCCTTCCGTCTTCTATGGCGATTATTACGGAATCGGCGGCGAGAAACCCATTCCCGGCAAAAAGGAAGCGATTGACCCGCTGCTGTATGCCAGAGCGAATCGGGCGTATGGCCAGCAGGACGATTATTTTGACCACCCGAATACGATCGGCTGGGTCCGCCGCGGCATCCCGGAAATCGAGTTTTCCGGCTGCGCGGTGGTCATCGCCAATGGCGAAGCCGGGGATAAGCGGATGTTTGTCGGCGAGCATCGAGCCGGGGAGATATGGATGGATCTGACCCGTACACGGCAGGATCGGATTACGATCGGCAAGGATGGGTTCGCTCTTTTTCCGGTGAACGGCGGCAGCGTGTCCGTCTGGGCTCACCCGGATATTCCTGTAGAAGCGTAA